A single Henriciella sp. AS95 DNA region contains:
- the smc gene encoding chromosome segregation protein SMC, with amino-acid sequence MHLTELRIAGFKSFVDPQEVPILPGLTGIVGPNGCGKSNLLEALRWAMGASSAKAMRGGEMDDLIFSGSQARPARELAEVTLVLDNTARTAPPEFNASDTLEIMRRLKRGAGSTYKLNGRTVRGKDIQLIFADASTGANSPSLVRQGQISELIGSKPQNRRRILEEAAGISGLNTRRHEAELKLRAAETNLERLSEVSAEVERQLESLKRQARKARKYKELSEKISALDAFLAHLKWQAAKQAKTEADEELVRCRDAVEQHSREAAVAETKRIEASEGLQPLKEAEAIASGKLGQARIELARLETERKNAADLLARHEGEARRLMEDIEREQSQKEEAEHALAEARDNLAALPTEDPKANEALEAKAKTDLEAARTRLNEAQAAADDVSAKLASMKAERQAAEASAEAQRRRKSSLEAEAARLKAQIADMPDTTALQDRLTQAQRTEEAAEIAVHDAERAVDAAEQVLNEAREAETEAQAPKDEADQTVRTLESEIAGLQRLLKQASGPKAPPVIDRVRTKDGYEKAVAAALGDDLQASTEKSSSLYWGGRDIKTDALPAGAEPLSSFVEAPGELAARLSQCGVVSETDGERLAADLKPGQRLVSKDGHLWRWDGFTRTPDAPVSAAERLAQQARLEAAQSEIGPSREALSVAASKLSSAKAERINAEDDLKEARRAVSPAAGELNRARSATAEAKQAFERADVKRESAGEALARVESDLRGVEETLSLVSIGGDEGEIERLETIAQGAREQLTAAREHETECRGRLTDITRNREQAIARREGFQRDVERWTGRLANSESRLEGLLARRRDAAAEAESARTKPEEMQGQLDALAQRVATLETERQRTADQLAEKEASIREIEQRARETSSAAMEARESLAGAKVRIENAESRLTETIETARAQFQRLPEGLMMLAKAGLDEEELEQLEPSEAERQLDFLRRDRDQLGGVNMEAEQEAEDLAERLGAQATEKDDLIKAIARLREGVTALNDEGRARLLEAFDRVNEHFKALFTTLFRGGEAELRLVDSDDPLDSGLEIMAQPPGKRLGTLSLMSGGEQALTATALIFAVFLSRPSPICVLDEVDAPLDDANVDRYCRLLDEMRRRTNTRFIVITHNPVTMSRMDRLFGVTMREKGVSKLVSVDLDAAEELVAAE; translated from the coding sequence TTGCATCTGACAGAACTGCGAATTGCAGGCTTCAAATCCTTTGTCGACCCACAGGAAGTGCCGATCCTTCCCGGCCTGACAGGCATTGTCGGGCCGAATGGATGCGGCAAATCCAACCTTCTCGAAGCGCTTCGCTGGGCCATGGGCGCAAGCTCGGCCAAGGCGATGCGCGGCGGGGAGATGGATGACCTGATCTTCTCAGGCTCACAGGCGCGACCCGCGCGAGAGCTGGCGGAAGTCACACTTGTTCTCGACAATACAGCGCGCACAGCTCCGCCGGAGTTCAACGCGTCGGATACGTTGGAAATCATGCGCCGCCTCAAACGCGGGGCCGGCTCCACCTACAAGCTGAATGGGCGCACGGTTCGCGGCAAGGACATCCAGCTCATCTTCGCCGATGCGTCGACGGGCGCGAATTCACCGTCGCTCGTTCGTCAGGGCCAGATTTCCGAACTGATCGGCTCCAAGCCCCAGAACCGCCGCCGCATTCTTGAAGAAGCGGCTGGTATTTCCGGCCTCAATACGCGCCGCCACGAAGCCGAACTGAAGCTGCGCGCCGCAGAGACCAATCTCGAACGCCTGTCGGAAGTGTCCGCCGAAGTGGAACGCCAGCTTGAAAGCCTGAAACGCCAGGCCCGCAAGGCGCGCAAATATAAAGAGCTGTCCGAGAAGATTTCCGCGCTCGATGCCTTCCTCGCTCATTTGAAATGGCAGGCCGCCAAGCAAGCCAAAACGGAGGCCGATGAAGAGCTGGTTCGCTGCCGGGACGCCGTCGAGCAACACTCACGTGAAGCCGCCGTGGCTGAAACAAAACGCATCGAAGCCAGCGAGGGCCTGCAGCCGCTCAAGGAAGCAGAAGCGATTGCATCAGGCAAACTTGGTCAGGCGCGCATTGAGCTGGCTCGTCTCGAAACCGAACGCAAGAACGCCGCCGACCTTCTGGCTCGCCATGAAGGCGAAGCGCGCCGGCTGATGGAAGACATTGAGCGCGAGCAGTCCCAGAAGGAAGAGGCGGAGCACGCGCTAGCTGAAGCCAGGGACAATCTAGCCGCGTTACCAACCGAAGATCCAAAAGCGAACGAAGCGCTTGAGGCCAAGGCCAAGACCGATCTGGAAGCTGCGCGCACGCGCCTCAATGAGGCACAGGCAGCAGCAGATGACGTGTCGGCCAAGCTCGCCTCAATGAAGGCCGAACGCCAGGCCGCAGAGGCCAGCGCCGAAGCGCAGCGCCGCCGTAAATCGAGCCTCGAAGCCGAAGCGGCCCGCCTGAAGGCGCAAATTGCCGACATGCCAGACACAACGGCCCTTCAGGACCGCCTCACCCAAGCCCAGAGGACCGAGGAAGCCGCCGAGATCGCCGTGCATGATGCCGAGCGCGCGGTGGACGCCGCCGAGCAGGTCCTGAACGAAGCGCGCGAGGCCGAGACCGAAGCCCAGGCGCCAAAAGACGAAGCGGACCAGACTGTGCGCACGCTGGAATCGGAAATCGCCGGTCTTCAGCGTCTGCTGAAACAGGCCTCCGGACCGAAAGCGCCGCCCGTCATCGACCGCGTCCGCACGAAGGACGGCTATGAGAAAGCTGTCGCCGCCGCGCTCGGCGATGACCTTCAGGCTTCGACGGAAAAATCATCCTCGCTCTACTGGGGCGGCCGCGACATCAAGACGGACGCCCTGCCCGCAGGCGCTGAACCGCTTTCCAGCTTCGTCGAAGCGCCCGGCGAACTGGCTGCTCGCCTCTCGCAATGTGGCGTGGTTTCCGAAACCGATGGCGAACGCCTCGCGGCTGATCTGAAGCCGGGTCAGCGTCTCGTCTCGAAAGACGGTCATCTCTGGCGCTGGGACGGCTTTACCCGCACGCCGGATGCCCCGGTATCGGCCGCCGAACGCCTCGCCCAGCAGGCCCGGCTGGAAGCCGCACAATCTGAAATTGGTCCTTCGCGTGAAGCGCTTTCAGTCGCTGCCTCGAAACTGTCCAGCGCCAAGGCCGAACGCATCAATGCCGAAGACGATCTGAAAGAGGCCCGCCGGGCGGTGTCGCCGGCAGCCGGCGAACTCAATCGCGCCCGTTCAGCGACCGCTGAAGCCAAACAGGCTTTCGAGCGCGCCGACGTCAAACGCGAATCGGCTGGCGAAGCCCTGGCTCGCGTCGAGTCGGACCTTCGCGGCGTGGAAGAGACATTGTCGCTGGTATCCATCGGCGGCGATGAAGGCGAAATCGAGCGGCTGGAAACCATTGCCCAGGGGGCCCGCGAACAACTCACCGCCGCGCGCGAGCACGAAACCGAGTGTCGTGGGCGTCTCACAGACATTACCCGCAACCGCGAGCAGGCGATCGCTCGTCGTGAGGGATTCCAGCGGGATGTCGAGCGCTGGACAGGCCGGCTTGCGAACAGTGAAAGCCGCCTGGAAGGCCTGCTCGCCCGTCGGCGCGACGCCGCTGCTGAAGCAGAAAGCGCCCGTACCAAGCCAGAAGAGATGCAAGGCCAGCTCGACGCGTTGGCCCAGCGTGTTGCAACGCTCGAAACCGAGCGCCAGCGCACGGCTGATCAACTGGCAGAAAAGGAAGCTTCGATCCGCGAGATCGAGCAGCGCGCGCGGGAAACGTCCAGCGCCGCCATGGAAGCGCGCGAATCGCTGGCCGGCGCCAAAGTGCGAATCGAAAATGCCGAGTCGCGTCTCACCGAGACAATCGAGACCGCTCGCGCTCAGTTCCAGCGCCTGCCTGAAGGCCTGATGATGCTGGCCAAGGCTGGACTGGACGAGGAAGAGCTCGAGCAGCTTGAACCGAGCGAGGCCGAACGCCAGCTCGATTTCCTTCGCCGCGACCGCGACCAGCTGGGCGGCGTCAACATGGAAGCCGAGCAGGAAGCCGAAGATCTCGCCGAGCGTCTCGGCGCCCAGGCGACCGAGAAAGACGATCTGATCAAGGCGATCGCCCGTCTGCGCGAAGGCGTGACAGCGCTGAATGACGAAGGCCGGGCGCGCCTCCTGGAAGCCTTCGACCGCGTCAACGAACACTTCAAGGCGCTGTTCACCACCCTCTTCCGCGGCGGCGAAGCCGAACTTCGCCTGGTGGACAGTGATGACCCGCTCGACTCCGGCCTCGAAATCATGGCGCAGCCACCCGGCAAGCGCCTGGGGACGCTGTCGCTGATGTCTGGTGGTGAGCAGGCGCTGACAGCGACCGCTCTGATCTTCGCTGTCTTCCTGTCGCGTCCATCACCGATCTGTGTGCTGGACGAGGTGGACGCCCCGCTCGATGACGCAAACGTCGACCGCTATTGCCGCCTGCTCGACGAGATGCGCCGGCGTACGAATACGCGGTTCATCGTGATCACGCACAATCCGGTGACGATGAGCCGGATGGACCGCCTGTTCGGCGTGACAATGCGCGAAAAAGGCGTCTCGAAACTCGTTTCTGTGGACCTTGACGCCGCCGAAGAGCTGGTTGCCGCTGAATAA